The following DNA comes from Oreochromis niloticus isolate F11D_XX linkage group LG23, O_niloticus_UMD_NMBU, whole genome shotgun sequence.
gggctctttttttttttttttttttaaacctgtcttTGGTTGGTAAACATGAAGCGTACTGACCTTGACAGCTTTAGCCGTCTCCAGAGACTGCTCTGGAGGAATCCCCACCTCTCGTTCCCTCAGCAGCTGCTGGATGAAGTATGTGATGTCTCGACCGGCGATGGGGATGTGCTTGATGCAGCTGCCGATGACGTAGCCTTCAGCCTGGAACGCCACAGAGCAAAGGTTTAGAGCTCCAGGGAGCAGAGGTGAGGCTGGGAGCTAAAAAGCAAATAATAATCACAAAAAGGACGTGACACCGACCACCGGGATGACGTGCGTGACCCCGTCTCCGCTGTCGATCACCGTCCCCGTCAGCGTCCGTTCTCCCACCTGTCTGGATGTCCAGGAGGCAGCCAGCGCCAGGACAGCCTgggggaagggaaaaaaaaaaaaaaaaaatcatgaaacgTAGGTTTATGCTCAGGACACTGATGTGCATTTATATGAAGTAAGAACAACCCAAACAAACTGTAAAACcttgaaaaagaagaagtgaaagCCCGCATTTCCCCATAAAACATCCTCGGAATCACATTCTCAGTCAAACACACAAATCTAATTATACGCACACAGCTCACACGTCTCAGCTCAGAGTGTCTGAACCAGCTGTGAGTGCTGGGGTTTGAACTTTAAGGGATTTGTTTCCAAAACTCTGAAAAGCCTTTGCAGCAGTCTTACCTGAACAGCAATGTAGAGGCCGGGGACATTGAAGGACTCGAACATGATCTCTGCTGTGTACTCTCTGTTTTCTGGTGTGTTGAGGGGAGGCTCTGTCTGAAGAGAGAAGACAGAAGATTTTAGGCTGATCGTTCACACGAGACGGTCGTTGCTATTACTGTTGTGCTCTTGATCCCTTAGCAGTTTGTATTGAAAACAAACTCTCTGCAGAGGAGCGGACACGTCTGACAGATTAGAGAGGCGAGGCTGAGATGCTTTGATGGTTACTGGGCACAGCTCAACTTTTAGGGGTTTCATTAGGCGGTAGCAGCTGGTACCAATTACTTTTTTAGTGTCCGTTCAGGCAGGGGCTCCAAGCGATCCgaaaatgtgacgtcaacaTACTAAATGCCACCGATTGGCCAGTCAGTGGCGTCACTctatggctacgttcacactgcaggtcttaatgctcaattccgattttttgatcaaatccgatttttttgtctgcttgttcacactacaaataaaatgtgacagcaaacgcgctctagtgtgaacgctcaaagcggcccgcatgcgcaaaagaagacgtcacacacaacgcgctctgtttagacccagaccaaacagtattgtttgactgatggcccttaatataaagacttcagacttcacgtttcccaatttttgctttaagttattttgttatttacataataatgtaaataacctaataattatcattattgctgttttagagaggagcggtgcttcaaaggatcgTTGCAGATTTcagtcagaatctgcagattatacagtacaaataaaatgttcacgtttctccaacgttgtcttcccaaaagtctcactaacatctacaatagatggccaggaagcgttcgcgatgtcttatcgggcgcttctccggcgctgataattggcgtctgtcttgtgtcagtgacgtaaaagatggatttaatgcgacatgaccgttcacacagcagtcgctttctaaaacatcggatatgtatcggattcagtaccacatacgaaagtgacccagatcggatttgaaaatatcagatttgcgccgttcacactgtcataccatgatcggatacgggtcgcatagggtcaaaaaagtcggatttgatgcgctttcgcctgcagtgtgaacgtagcctatgAGTCATGAAAAGTCCGTCTTCCtcatgaaaatcaaaactgAAATGGCTCCACACAAACCCACAATGTGGTCCCAGAGTCTGTCCACTGTGTTGCTGAAGCaatactgacagggactagaaagagagagcatatttctcctgttttggcttcccttcattggcttcctgttaaatccagaattgaatttaaaatcctgctcctcacatacaaggtcttaaataatcaggccccatcttatcttaatgaccttgtagtaccatatcaccctattagagcacttcgctctcgcactgcaggcttacttgttgttcctagagtatttaaaagtagaatgggaggcagagccttcagttttcaggcccctcttctatggaaccagcttccagtttggatttgggagacagacactatctctacttttaagattaggcttaaaactttcctttttgctaaaacatatagttagggctggaccaggtgaccctgaatcctcccttagttatgctgcaataggtgtaggctgctggggaagctttctcactcactacctgttaatagacctctctgcatttaatcattagttattgttattctttggctctcttccacagcacgtCTTTTGTCCCACTTTCCTCCGTCACCCTCAACCAGTCGCAGTAGACGGCTGCACatccctgagcctgattctgctggaggtttcttcctgttaaaaatgagcttttccttcctttctatttttgccaaagtgcttcctcatagggtcatatgattgtagGGGTTTACTCTGTTCTATcattgtaggatctaccttacaatatgaagtgctttgaggcgattattgttgtgatttgtgattgtgtcacatACAAATGACGTCACAGTACTTCAAGCTGTGTCACTATAACAACCACACCCAGGGGGGCTCAACTGTAATGTAATGACATGTAATGGAAAACGACCAATAGGAACAAGAggaattattatattatttaggTCGCACCAGTTTCACAACACTGAGACATGAACCAACCACTCCACTGAGACCCCTTCTATGAAGGGAAACAACATACAATTTGATCCCGCAAATATACTCGGCCGACCTGAGCGCAGTCGTTGATTCAGTCGGACTTGATTTTTAGGAGTGTAGTGAGGTTTCTAAACTGTCTGGTCAATTAAATTGCAACAACAGGGAAAACTATTTTGACAACTTTTGACTTGATTTCAGCCTGTTTGGTCTCTTTTGAGCACATCTGTATTTTGCCGAAGTTTGTGTTTGGTGTAGACAAGAAAAAACAGCAGAGGGGCCCTGCCTGCTGCTTAGCTCTGACTACCATTAACACACAGTGCCCTGGCCTTACCAAAAGGAAGTAATGGTCTTCAGGTTCTGCCCGCAGATACTTGAAGATGATCTGCTCCATAAACCTCTCCATCAGGTCCCAGTCTTCCACAATCCCGTGACGGATGGGCCACTGTAGACgcaaagagtgaaaaacagcaTTAATATCAATCCCCAAACACAAATCTGACTCGGCCCCCACGTCGGCGTCCATCTCACCTTCGTTGCATACGACGGTTTATCGATAGCTTCATCCCCGATGAAAAAATCCAAATCATCGACACCCTTCATCATCCTGCGCTGGGCCTGGTCTCCGACCTTGGCCGATTCTTTGATCGCAATACCTGCAGACAAACGATATAAACTGTAAATATTACGGgtggaaggaaaacaaaaaattgGTACAGCACAGTaccaaatatattttattaaataactaTGAACAACAGGATTCATCATGCACTTACATCCTGAGATAACATTAGTCGAGCAAACTTAGATTCAATCGgctcaagaaaaaaacaaaagaaaatcatcCAACACTGGACACAATTAGCTTGGCAAAAATATTTTAGACACTCAGTCACACGAGTGAAAACGGGACAGCTGCTTCCTGTCTAAATAGTTGCTCAGAGTTTGATGGCGTCGCACACTCATGAGGTCACCACAGCGGATCATCTGGATGTTCTCCTTCACTGCATCCATGAATGTGCTCTGAGGTCTTAGTATtaaacatcctttgtccaactTGTGATCTGTGAGGTACGTCTAACCCACTCCCTTAAATATATGCAGATCAATCACGCTTACAACCACAGTCCCTCCCTACTAGAATTTACATTATGAGCCAGGAAAAACCTGCTATGCGTGCGTTGATAAGAAAATATTGTTCCAATATGATGCCAGCCTTACAGAAACCAGTTTAACTGCTCTGGTACCTCTCTAGGCTGAAAGGAAGTCGGCCTGAAACTGTTAACCTGCATTAAACCACACAGAGGCAATCCACACTAAACTGTTGGTGTTTATGCAACTTAACGAATAATGCAGTTTACTAATAAGTATGCTCTTTAACAGCATCCCAGCACGTAAATAAATCCACATGTTCGACCTTGCCTTGTGTTTAAATTAGTTTTAGTTGGTGTAATAAAActtttgtggtgtttttttttgaGAGGGGGGATCTGTTTACTTACATGAAGGCATGATGAACTGTGGCTCTGTGTTTCCTGCATATCCGAGCTTCGTGTACCTAAAAGGGAACAAAATCAGGGATATAAGACACTTTCTCCAGGCTGGAGCTAACGTAAGTGTGTAATATGAGGGCTGCTTTCTCCAGGAAGTAACATTAGCTTCAGCGGCTAGCAGCAGCAGCTAACAGCAATGACAAAGCTGAGGGAAGAACAAAAagccttcaaaataaagcagCTGGAAACTTTGGCTGGATTTGTGGCATTAACGCCGACTTTACCGACGAGCTCAGAATAACAGAGAGGTGTCGAGGAGGCGCTGAGCAAAAACCCGCAGCCTGAAGGCTGAATAGGGCGTTAGCTGAAGTTTGACAGTCGCTTATGTGGTCAATGAAAAGCAGGCTAACGCTAACTAGCCTTTTATTGTGCTCCTACTCACCCCGTACCGCAGTCAACAACACAAGCCGGTAGCCGACCAGCCATGCTCGCTCTCCTTCAATCTGTCCACGGAGAAGTAAATGAGGCGCCCGACACAAGCGGAGAGATCAACAACGGCTGAATGAAATCGCTGCAGCCTGAATGAATAGCAGAATAGCAGCAGAACGGAGAGCGCTTCCGGGTGCGATGGAATTTCTTCTAGTGCAGAGTCAGCAGGTTCAGACGGGCAACTGTGGCCCCAAGTGGACGGAGACTGCAACTACAACAGTAGAAAAAAATTGAATAGAATTTATTGTCGTTGAACTTGTCGGTGATCCACACCAACTGTgctgaaataaaatataaatagtaagacAACAGGAATAtcttcttgatgcatgctcaatcatccaggtaagtaaatcacctgttcatctggacgtagcgttttcagtgggagaaatgtttcgtcactcatccaagtcacttcttcagtgtcagctgactgcaggtttcccaaccttataaacagtacatttgcataatgactgaaactagcaccactgaacaaacgaatgggctgggaggtcagttccttgatcaataatatgcaaattctcatgaccattgatcaaccaCCACTGATCAAAACTCagtgatcaaagaccactgatcaatggccatgagtacgattcacagagagttggggaatggctgcaatcacacaAAGGGCGGGGTCTTATTTGGCCTTCTGTTTGGATTCGTGGCTGCGTTCGTCACGTTTCACCCACAGCGTCCGCCTGATCGAGCCCCTCTTTGTCTTCATGTTCAGCTACCTTTCGTACTTGGTGGCTGAGCTGTTTGCCTTATCCAGCATCATGGCGTAAGTGCAGTCCAGACACGACAATGTTCACAGCtgagagcaaaatgtaaataaacctGCACCCAACATTTAAAGTGGAAAGTGTCACCACAGTGTGAAAAATCATCATGCAAGATATATAAGCATTGTTagtaaaataacaataaatgtaaTTGATGATTAGTTTGGTGTTCAAGTACTTTCCGGCtccatattttaatttaagacTCTACTAGAGGAGCTTTGCATGAttaacagttcaaaataatccttatttatctgaTGCTCAGCCTTAGTGGAGCCACTCAGCTATTTCAGCTCCTCTTCCTTTAAGACAACTTTCTTCTTATTTGCTGCCCTCTCAAATGGAAGGTTTAAACATCAAGTGGGCGGGGCTTCTGTGTTCAAAGACAGAGCTTTATGCCACAGATGACCATGTTATGGAtgtctgttttaaaaaaagaatcacaCAGAGGCAAAAATAGAAATGTTTGAGTGCAGTGATCTCATTTGTTGTATTAAATTAAACAGTTTGAGATGATGGAGATGATCAGAAGATGGTGCACTCTGGTCatgaagggatggacatggtcagtaaATATACTCAGGTAGGCCGTGGTGTTTAAACGATGCTCAGCTGCTGTATCCCATCTGCCACAACCAGCTACATAtagagtcacttaaatcacctttcttcctgaTTCTGATGCTCAGTGTTATCTTCAGCAGGTCACcttgaccatgtctgcatgAACATCACCACAGGCTGGGTGGTCATATGCAAAGTTAAATCCAGCAAACAGGGATTTAAAGCATAAAAACATTATAGACTCTCTGTTGTCAAagaatcattttaaaatgccaTTAAAATTGGCATTTTTTAGctaattaaatataataaacacaaaTGTGAATTTAAAGCTTTGATAATACTTTGATATGACAGTTTCTTAATAATCAGGTAAACAAATGCTATAGCACCCCCGTGTGGCCAAAAAACAATGTAAGGttcaaaaatcagttttaaacaaaataatatttatatatgtatatataatataaatattccCTCTCTTTTTGGTAATGTTTCATAACACTTAGTTTGTCGGTTAAAACCTCTAAAGTTTAAAtctttatttctgttatttttgcacatttttcccttttattttatttcagttaacaCATTGAATCAGAATCTGATTGGTGGCCTCTGAGATATTATCCTGTGTGGACAGAGCTGTGAAAAATAACCTTTCACATCTTTTTTAGAGTTACAAACAattttttgggtttgttttattGTCCTCCACGCAGCATTGTTGTATGTGCTATAACCCCGAAGTACTACGTGGAGGAGAATGTATCCCAGACGTCCTGCACCACCATTCACCACGTTGTCAAGATGCTGTCCACCGTCTCCAAAATAAAAcctaatatatataaatatatatgaataaGTCACACAATAATCAATAATATTACTACTAtagaaggatggatggatatgtTGCTGACATGAAATTTATGTagcatctttcttttttcactttgaatttgcaaattgaaataataattataaaaaataagaacaatatcatcatcattaatatgaataataaCAGCATGaatttgaattattattattattattattattattattatcattaatattTGTCTTTATTATCGTCCTCATGCTGCTGTAGCGTGTGGTGTATAAACATGTATAATGTAACTGCAAAGAGCAGTGAGCCTGTTCTGTAACCAACTGTACTTTCTGTGCGAGCTTGATTTTAACATAGACTTCAAACATTTGCGGTGTAAAAAGTATCCAGCGTTTATTCTTTATGTTGTCTGTCTTTGCAGGTTTTCCCCATATCAAAAATAGAAAGCATAGAAAGCGACCTCATCTCACTCTGTTGACTCCACCAGATAATATCAGTGATTTAGGTCCCATCAGAAGCCAGACGAATTGGTGCCAGCCCTCCACCGCAGCGCGGAGGCCCGCTGATAAAGACGATATATGAGCAGGAATGAGCTTTAGGGCTTGATTCTGTCTCTCGAGCACCTTCCCACATTAAAGCCAATCCTACGTCCCGAGAACATCGGCCCTTTGTCCTCAGGCAGACTCATCACTCACACAAGAGTCTCTTCACCACATAGTCTCCCATAAAGGCCCTTGGCTCTGCAGCCTCTGATAGAAACCGTCCTCTTCTCGTTCCTGTGGAGTCCGGCTGCTTAATGAAAAATCTCTATCAAGGACTGTGGCTGAAGCACTTTGTTTCATCTCTGTCCGTGGCAGCAGAGCAGAAGCCGTTATTGAAGAAGGACTTCCTCtctacatcaaataaaataaaacagcagaggCGTGTTTTCTCCTACTGAGGGAAAAACAGCATTTCTGCATCACCGTGAAACAACAGAACTGTACCAACAGGGTAAATAGTATTTAAATAGTGTTAAAGAGCTTTAATTTAGAAtgcaaaggaaaagaaaaataagtttttgcAAGGTTAAACAGGCATGTGGAAGATAATCCCACAACCCAAGTGCACTGACCAATGTCCAAAATCCCCTAAATATGTATgtattgtctatttttgtcctgcTTCGGTGGTATTTCCTGCAATGCATTTGTAACACATGCTACAACTCTTCCTGGAAGTCTTTCCACAGGTTCAATGTTTTTGGGAGTTATGGAGCGTTCCTTCAGAAGCACATCTGTGAGGTCAGATACTGATGTTGGACgagaaggcctggctcacagtctccACTCTAGTTCATCCCATAGGTGTTCTGCTGGGTTGAGGTCAAGTTCATCCACACCAAAATCTCtcctccatgtctttatggaccttgctttgtgcactggtgtgcagtcatgttgtAACAGGAAGTctccatccccaaactgttcccataAAGTTGGGAGAAAAGGTCTTCACTGCTCCCCAATGTAAGGCTGGGATATATAGAAGCCGTAAATCACCATGGCATAGAAACCCATTCAGTCAAGCTCTCTATCCACTGTTCTTGAGTTAATCTGAAGGCgacatgaagtttggaggtctatAACACTGTGCTGATCCCACTCTGCACTCTTATAGTGTGTCATCCAGAGCTTCATATTCTTGTGTGTCACTCTTTTGAATACTAGAGGGCACCACTGCTCACGTTTTCAAGGCATCCAGCCCTGAGCGTGCTTCACTCACTGGAATCACACAAAGAGCAGCTTCTCCACCTTTTAAACAGCCTCCGTTAAatgcagggattttttttttcttttttaaatttttttttctacttggcCCTCTTTGATTCAGCTGCTTCTCTCTGCTGAGGTGCAGAGTGTATTTAACACTCGTCCGATGCTTGTTAACGTCCTCACAGCCACAGATTAATCTCCCCCTTTGCGCTAAATTGTGTTTATTGGCCCCACTTAGTGAAATGGAGATTTGTGTTCATGCTCTAAAGTGGATTGGAGGGAAGCAGTTTGTGTCAG
Coding sequences within:
- the LOC100699229 gene encoding actin-related protein 3 — encoded protein: MAGRLPACVVDCGTGYTKLGYAGNTEPQFIMPSCIAIKESAKVGDQAQRRMMKGVDDLDFFIGDEAIDKPSYATKWPIRHGIVEDWDLMERFMEQIIFKYLRAEPEDHYFLLTEPPLNTPENREYTAEIMFESFNVPGLYIAVQAVLALAASWTSRQVGERTLTGTVIDSGDGVTHVIPVAEGYVIGSCIKHIPIAGRDITYFIQQLLREREVGIPPEQSLETAKAVKERFSYVCPDLVKEFNKYDTDGSKWIKQYTGANAITKKEFTIDVGYERFLGPEIFFHPEFANPDFTQPISEVVDEVIQNCPIDVRRPLYKNVVLSGGSTMFRDFGRRLQRDLKRTVDARLKISEELSGGKLKPKPIDVQVITHHMQRYAVWFGGSMLASTPEFYQVCHTKKDYEEIGPSICRHNPVFGVMS